In Pseudomonas sp. DNDY-54, a genomic segment contains:
- a CDS encoding cold-shock protein — protein MSNRQNGTVKWFNDEKGFGFITPESGPDLFVHFRAIEGNGFKSLKEGQKVSFVAVQGQKGMQADQVQIQE, from the coding sequence ATGTCGAATCGTCAGAACGGTACCGTCAAGTGGTTTAACGACGAGAAAGGTTTTGGTTTCATCACTCCCGAGAGCGGTCCGGATCTGTTCGTACACTTCCGCGCAATCGAAGGCAACGGCTTCAAGAGTCTGAAAGAAGGCCAGAAAGTCAGCTTCGTTGCTGTGCAAGGTCAAAAGGGCATGCAGGCTGACCAGGTTCAAATCCAGGAATAA
- a CDS encoding RDD family protein, with the protein MRNHLLTPQGQFPAAGLVRRIAAIFYDAFLTIALMMVVTLLYQQVLLRAFYGSEGLRTVAESGGLDIDPILSTLLLFSVFAFFAKFWTHNGQTLGMQVWGVRIQNADGSAIDLWQALLRFLIAIMSWLALGLGYWWALWDKQHRTWHDIYSESQVVQLPKNIHKK; encoded by the coding sequence ATGCGTAACCATCTGCTCACTCCGCAGGGCCAGTTTCCCGCGGCCGGTCTGGTCCGTCGAATCGCGGCCATTTTCTATGACGCGTTTTTGACGATCGCCCTGATGATGGTTGTCACCTTGCTGTATCAGCAGGTGCTCTTGCGTGCCTTTTACGGCAGCGAAGGATTAAGGACGGTAGCGGAATCAGGGGGGCTGGATATCGATCCGATTCTATCGACCCTTCTGCTGTTCTCCGTATTCGCATTCTTTGCCAAGTTTTGGACGCACAACGGCCAGACGCTCGGCATGCAGGTCTGGGGAGTCCGAATTCAGAACGCCGACGGCAGCGCCATTGACCTGTGGCAGGCGCTGCTGCGTTTCCTGATAGCGATCATGTCCTGGCTTGCCCTGGGATTGGGCTACTGGTGGGCGCTATGGGACAAACAGCACCGCACCTGGCACGACATCTATTCTGAGAGCCAGGTCGTTCAGCTACCGAAGAATATTCACAAGAAGTGA
- the lptF gene encoding LPS export ABC transporter permease LptF, with protein sequence MIVFRYLSRELLVTLSAVSAVLLVIIMSGRFIKYLAQAAQGLLDPGVLLMIMGFRLPGFLQLILPLGLFLGILLAYGRLYLDSEMTVLSATGMSQRRLLAYSLAPAALVAGLVGWLSLGLAPQGVAEVDRILNEQDSLTEFDTLVPGRFQTLRDGTRVTYTRELTADRTELAGVFISETNLSSATGEKRGLSVLVAESGRQEVQPDGSRYLILENGFRYDGNPGQANYRAIQYDTYGVLLPKPNVSVELSEREAMPTRDLLGSTDIRLQSELQWRLSLPLLVFVVTLLAVPLSKVNPRQGRFLKLLPAILLYMTYLALLIAARGSLDKGRIPPALGLWWVHVIFFAIGMLMLYWEPMRLAMDKRRAVSRAAHA encoded by the coding sequence TTGATTGTCTTTCGTTACCTGTCCCGTGAGCTTTTGGTCACCCTGAGCGCCGTGAGCGCTGTCTTGCTGGTGATCATCATGAGTGGCCGTTTCATCAAATACCTGGCGCAGGCCGCGCAGGGGCTCCTCGATCCAGGCGTGCTTTTGATGATCATGGGGTTCCGGCTACCCGGGTTTCTCCAGCTTATTCTGCCGCTGGGCCTGTTCCTCGGCATTTTGCTCGCGTACGGACGTCTCTACCTCGACAGCGAAATGACCGTTCTCTCCGCCACGGGCATGAGCCAGCGCAGGCTACTGGCGTACAGCCTGGCCCCGGCGGCACTGGTTGCCGGGCTGGTGGGTTGGCTCAGTCTCGGATTGGCACCGCAAGGCGTCGCCGAGGTTGATCGCATCCTCAATGAGCAGGATTCGCTGACCGAATTCGATACGCTGGTGCCTGGGCGCTTTCAGACCCTGCGCGACGGAACTCGAGTGACCTACACGCGCGAGCTGACAGCTGATCGCACCGAGCTGGCCGGCGTTTTTATTTCTGAAACCAATCTTTCAAGCGCCACCGGCGAAAAGCGCGGACTGTCTGTGCTGGTCGCTGAAAGCGGTCGTCAGGAGGTTCAGCCTGATGGCAGTCGTTACCTGATCCTGGAAAACGGCTTTCGCTATGACGGTAATCCCGGTCAGGCCAATTATCGCGCGATCCAGTACGACACCTATGGTGTGTTGCTGCCCAAGCCGAACGTCAGTGTCGAGTTGAGCGAGCGCGAGGCGATGCCGACGCGCGACTTACTCGGCAGCACTGACATTCGTCTGCAGTCGGAGCTGCAGTGGCGGCTTTCGCTGCCCCTGCTCGTATTTGTCGTCACGCTGCTCGCGGTGCCGCTGTCGAAAGTGAACCCCCGCCAGGGCCGCTTTCTCAAGCTGCTTCCCGCCATCCTTCTGTATATGACCTACCTGGCTCTGCTGATCGCGGCCCGCGGCTCCCTGGATAAGGGGCGGATTCCCCCAGCGCTAGGGCTTTGGTGGGTACATGTCATTTTCTTTGCGATAGGGATGCTGATGCTCTACTGGGAACCGATGAGGCTCGCCATGGACAAGCGCCGTGCTGTATCGAGGGCTGCCCATGCGTAA
- the lptG gene encoding LPS export ABC transporter permease LptG, giving the protein MRKLDRYIGSHVLLAILTVLGIIVGLALLFAFIDELGDVKGSYGSLNAAVYVLLTTPSRVYEMLPMAALIGCLIGLGTLASSSELTIMRAAGVSLGRIVLAVMKPMLLLMLVGVLIGEYVAPWSENIAQASRSSAQGAGEAQSSKRGLWHRQGDEFVHINAVQPSGLLLGVTRYRFDDQRQLLSASFARRARYVEDEWLLTDVATTHFRGEHTEVTKTAEERWDVQLTPQLVGTVIMEPDALSVTGLWRYIHYLGDQGLNNGRYWLAFWTKVLQPVVTVALVLLAISFIFGPLRSVTLGQRIFTGVIVGFVFRILQDLLGPASQVFGFSPLLAVAVPAGLCALAGVFLLRRAG; this is encoded by the coding sequence ATGCGTAAGCTCGACCGCTATATCGGCAGCCATGTCTTGCTGGCGATTCTGACCGTGCTGGGCATCATCGTCGGCTTGGCATTGCTGTTCGCTTTCATCGATGAGCTGGGCGATGTCAAGGGTAGCTATGGTTCGCTGAACGCCGCCGTCTACGTTTTGCTTACAACGCCGTCACGGGTCTATGAGATGTTGCCAATGGCTGCACTCATAGGTTGTTTAATCGGTCTCGGCACGCTCGCCAGCAGCAGCGAACTGACCATCATGCGTGCCGCTGGAGTGTCGCTGGGTCGGATCGTGCTGGCAGTCATGAAACCGATGCTGCTGCTGATGCTGGTCGGTGTCTTGATCGGTGAGTACGTCGCACCCTGGAGCGAGAACATTGCGCAGGCCAGTCGGTCGTCGGCGCAGGGGGCCGGCGAAGCGCAAAGCAGCAAGCGAGGACTCTGGCACCGCCAAGGCGATGAGTTCGTGCATATCAATGCGGTGCAGCCAAGTGGTCTGCTGCTCGGCGTCACCCGTTACCGTTTTGATGATCAGCGGCAGCTGCTGTCGGCAAGTTTTGCCCGTCGGGCGCGCTACGTGGAGGATGAGTGGCTGTTGACCGACGTCGCCACTACACATTTCCGTGGTGAGCATACGGAAGTCACCAAGACAGCTGAAGAGCGCTGGGACGTGCAGCTCACACCGCAGCTGGTCGGCACCGTGATCATGGAGCCGGACGCTCTGTCGGTCACCGGACTATGGCGCTATATCCACTATCTCGGTGATCAGGGTTTGAACAATGGCCGCTATTGGCTGGCGTTCTGGACCAAGGTGCTGCAACCAGTGGTGACGGTAGCGCTGGTGCTGTTGGCGATCTCCTTCATCTTCGGGCCGTTGCGCTCGGTAACGCTCGGGCAGCGAATCTTCACCGGTGTGATCGTGGGTTTCGTTTTTCGTATTCTGCAAGACCTGCTGGGACCTGCGAGCCAGGTGTTCGGCTTCTCGCCACTGCTTGCGGTAGCGGTGCCGGCCGGCCTTTGCGCGCTCGCTGGCGTATTCCTGCTACGCCGGGCTGGCTAG
- the tgt gene encoding tRNA guanosine(34) transglycosylase Tgt has protein sequence MSFELLATEGKARRGRLTFPRGTVETPAFMPVGTYGTVKGMLPRDIEAIGAQIILGNTFHLWLRPGTEVIKAHGDLHDFMQWQGPILTDSGGFQVFSLGAMRKIKEEGVYFASPVDGAKVFMGPEESMQVQRDLGSDIVMIFDECTPYPADEEVARRSMELSLRWARRSKDAHGDNPAALFGIVQGGMHESLRMRSLEGLCEIGFDGLAIGGLSVGEPKEEMLRVLDFLPPQMPTDKPRYLMGVGKPEDLVEGVRRGVDMFDCVMPTRNARNGHLFTDTGVVKIRNAVHRYDDSPLDADCDCYTCKHFSRSYLHHLDKCGEMLGSMLNTIHNLRHYQRLMAGLRDAIQQGTLAAFVDAFYAKRGLPTPPLA, from the coding sequence ATGTCCTTCGAGCTGCTCGCTACCGAAGGCAAGGCCCGTCGTGGCCGTTTGACCTTTCCTCGCGGCACGGTGGAAACGCCGGCGTTCATGCCGGTGGGCACGTACGGCACAGTGAAAGGGATGTTGCCGCGCGATATCGAAGCAATCGGTGCGCAGATCATCCTCGGAAACACCTTTCATCTCTGGCTGCGGCCGGGCACCGAAGTTATCAAGGCGCATGGCGATCTGCATGATTTCATGCAGTGGCAGGGGCCGATCCTGACCGACTCTGGCGGCTTTCAGGTGTTCAGCCTGGGCGCGATGCGCAAGATCAAGGAAGAGGGCGTCTATTTCGCTTCGCCAGTCGACGGTGCGAAGGTGTTCATGGGGCCTGAAGAGTCGATGCAGGTTCAGCGCGATCTGGGCTCGGACATCGTTATGATTTTCGATGAGTGCACACCGTATCCAGCTGACGAAGAGGTCGCGCGGCGTTCGATGGAGCTGTCGCTGCGCTGGGCGCGCCGTTCCAAGGATGCCCATGGTGACAATCCTGCTGCGCTGTTTGGCATTGTTCAGGGTGGCATGCACGAGTCGCTGCGCATGCGCTCGCTGGAAGGATTGTGCGAAATCGGCTTCGATGGTCTGGCGATCGGCGGCCTCTCGGTCGGCGAGCCGAAGGAGGAAATGCTTCGCGTGCTTGATTTCCTCCCGCCGCAGATGCCGACCGATAAGCCGCGTTATCTGATGGGGGTAGGCAAGCCGGAAGACCTGGTCGAGGGCGTGCGCCGGGGTGTCGATATGTTCGACTGCGTCATGCCCACGCGCAACGCGCGCAACGGCCATCTGTTTACCGACACTGGTGTCGTCAAGATCCGCAATGCCGTGCACCGCTATGATGACTCTCCGCTGGATGCCGATTGCGATTGTTACACCTGCAAACACTTCTCCCGAAGCTATCTGCACCATTTAGACAAATGTGGCGAAATGCTTGGCAGCATGTTGAATACAATCCATAACTTGCGTCACTACCAGCGCCTGATGGCTGGTTTACGCGATGCTATTCAACAGGGTACATTGGCGGCCTTTGTCGACGCCTTCT
- a CDS encoding leucyl aminopeptidase, giving the protein MEFVVKNTKAAVAKTATLVLPVGEDQQLGAIAQSVDQASGGAISAVLKRGDLQGKPGQTLLLHSLANLKADRVLLVGTGKDGELDARQWRKIAGAAYGVLKGLGGNDATFAVQDVLVKDRDTYAKTRTLVEVIADSQYVFDQFKSKKNDSSALAKITLLADKADQAAVEQATRHAAAIAAGMSVARDLGNLPPNICHPSYIADQAKQLGKAFKGLKVDVLDEKKLRELGAGSFLAVSQGSDQPGCIVVMQYNGGKKGEQPYALVGKGITFDTGGISLKPGQGMDEMKYDMCGAASVLGTFRAALELQLPINLVGLLACAENMPSGNATRPGDIVTTMSGQTVEILNTDAEGRLVLCDTLTYAERFKPRAVIDVATLTGACIVALGSNTSGLLGNNDVLMQQVLGAGQKADDRAWQLPLFDEYQEQLDSPFADIANIGGPKAGTITAACFLSRFTKAYPWAHLDVAGTAWISGGKEKGATGRPVPLLTQYLLDRAEQA; this is encoded by the coding sequence ATGGAATTCGTTGTCAAAAACACCAAAGCAGCTGTGGCAAAAACGGCCACGCTGGTTCTTCCAGTCGGTGAAGACCAGCAGCTCGGCGCCATCGCCCAGAGCGTGGACCAAGCCAGCGGCGGCGCCATCAGTGCGGTGCTCAAACGTGGCGACCTGCAAGGCAAGCCGGGCCAGACCCTGCTGTTGCATAGCCTGGCCAACCTGAAAGCCGACCGAGTACTGCTGGTCGGCACGGGTAAGGACGGCGAACTGGACGCACGCCAGTGGCGCAAGATCGCGGGCGCAGCGTACGGCGTGCTCAAAGGGCTCGGCGGCAACGACGCGACCTTTGCGGTACAAGACGTCCTCGTCAAGGATCGCGATACCTATGCGAAAACCCGCACGCTGGTCGAAGTCATCGCGGATAGCCAGTACGTATTCGATCAGTTCAAGAGCAAGAAGAACGACAGCTCTGCCCTCGCCAAGATCACTTTGCTAGCGGACAAAGCTGACCAGGCTGCGGTCGAGCAGGCGACACGCCATGCTGCCGCGATCGCCGCTGGCATGAGCGTCGCTCGTGATCTTGGGAATCTGCCGCCGAACATCTGCCATCCGAGCTATATAGCGGACCAAGCCAAGCAGCTCGGCAAGGCCTTCAAAGGGCTGAAAGTCGACGTTCTCGACGAAAAGAAGCTGCGTGAGCTGGGTGCCGGCTCGTTCCTCGCCGTCTCGCAAGGCAGCGATCAGCCGGGCTGCATCGTCGTCATGCAATACAACGGCGGGAAGAAAGGTGAACAGCCCTACGCACTGGTAGGCAAAGGCATCACCTTCGACACCGGCGGCATCAGCCTCAAGCCCGGCCAGGGCATGGACGAGATGAAGTACGACATGTGCGGTGCTGCCAGCGTGCTCGGAACCTTCCGCGCGGCGTTAGAGCTTCAGCTGCCAATCAATCTCGTCGGTCTGCTCGCCTGTGCGGAAAACATGCCCAGCGGCAATGCCACCCGCCCGGGCGATATCGTCACCACCATGAGCGGGCAGACGGTCGAAATTCTCAATACCGACGCCGAAGGCCGGCTGGTCCTTTGCGACACGCTCACCTATGCCGAACGCTTCAAGCCTCGCGCCGTGATCGACGTCGCTACGCTGACCGGCGCCTGCATCGTCGCCCTGGGCAGCAACACGTCTGGCTTGCTGGGTAATAACGACGTATTGATGCAGCAAGTGCTGGGCGCCGGCCAAAAGGCCGATGACCGTGCCTGGCAGCTGCCGCTATTCGACGAATACCAAGAGCAACTGGACAGCCCCTTCGCTGACATCGCCAACATTGGTGGACCGAAGGCCGGCACGATTACCGCCGCCTGCTTCCTCTCGCGCTTTACCAAGGCTTATCCGTGGGCGCATCTGGACGTGGCGGGCACTGCATGGATCAGCGGCGGCAAGGAGAAAGGCGCGACGGGCCGTCCGGTCCCGCTGCTGACCCAGTACCTGCTGGATCGAGCAGAGCAGGCATGA
- a CDS encoding DNA polymerase III subunit chi, with protein sequence MTRIEFYVLPDSEPAGRARAACQLASKGWQHGMPVFIRCQNNQQCSELDELLWSFRAERFIPHELHEDDPHAPVVIGMEQPPAAAQGLLINLSATLSPHLDQFSRVIEIVNQQPELLTVCRDNFRLYRQRGYDPKRVEL encoded by the coding sequence ATGACACGCATCGAGTTTTACGTGCTGCCCGACAGCGAACCGGCAGGCCGCGCCCGAGCCGCCTGCCAGCTGGCAAGCAAGGGTTGGCAACATGGCATGCCGGTATTCATTCGCTGCCAGAACAACCAGCAATGCAGCGAACTGGACGAGCTCCTATGGAGTTTTCGCGCCGAACGCTTCATCCCGCACGAGCTTCACGAAGACGATCCACATGCGCCCGTTGTGATCGGCATGGAACAGCCGCCCGCGGCAGCACAGGGTTTGCTGATCAATCTGTCAGCGACCCTGTCGCCGCATCTCGATCAGTTCAGCCGGGTGATAGAGATCGTCAATCAGCAACCCGAACTACTGACCGTTTGCCGGGACAATTTTCGTCTCTATCGACAGCGCGGCTATGATCCAAAGAGGGTTGAGCTGTAG
- the queA gene encoding tRNA preQ1(34) S-adenosylmethionine ribosyltransferase-isomerase QueA encodes MQVSDFSFQLPDSLIARHPLAERRASRLLVLDGPTGHLEHRGFAELLDYLRPGDLMVFNNTRVIPARLFGQKDTGGKLEVLIERVLDGRRVLAHIRASKSPKPGTRILIDGGGDALMLARHDALFELEFSEDVLPLLDRVGHMPLPPYIDRPDEDADRERYQTVYAQRAGAVAAPTAGLHFDAELLASLRDKGVESAFVTLHVGAGTFQPVRVERIEEHHMHREWLEVSQGVVDAVAACRARGGRVVAVGTTSVRSLESAARDGVLKAFSGDTDIFLYPGKSFHVVDALVTNFHLPESTLLMLVSAFAGYPETMAAYAEAVAKGYRFFSYGDAMFITRNPAPRGPEDSQ; translated from the coding sequence ATGCAAGTCTCCGATTTCTCCTTCCAGCTACCCGATTCGCTGATTGCGCGACATCCGCTGGCCGAGCGCCGTGCAAGCCGATTATTGGTGCTCGATGGCCCGACTGGTCATCTGGAGCACCGCGGTTTCGCCGAGCTGCTCGATTATCTGCGCCCCGGCGATCTCATGGTATTCAACAATACGCGGGTTATTCCGGCGCGCCTGTTCGGTCAGAAGGACACAGGAGGCAAACTTGAGGTGCTCATTGAGCGCGTGCTAGACGGTCGTCGTGTGCTGGCTCACATACGCGCTAGCAAGTCACCCAAGCCAGGCACGCGTATTCTTATTGATGGGGGCGGCGATGCGTTAATGCTGGCGCGCCATGACGCACTGTTCGAGCTCGAATTCAGCGAGGACGTCCTGCCACTGCTCGACCGCGTCGGGCATATGCCTCTGCCTCCTTATATAGATCGGCCCGACGAGGATGCTGATCGCGAACGCTACCAGACGGTTTACGCGCAACGGGCGGGCGCGGTCGCGGCGCCAACCGCTGGTTTGCATTTCGATGCTGAATTGCTGGCATCACTGCGGGATAAAGGTGTGGAAAGTGCCTTCGTCACCTTGCACGTCGGTGCTGGGACGTTCCAGCCGGTGCGCGTCGAACGCATCGAAGAACACCATATGCATCGTGAGTGGCTCGAAGTTTCCCAGGGCGTCGTCGACGCGGTCGCGGCGTGCCGGGCTCGTGGTGGCCGAGTGGTTGCGGTCGGCACGACCAGCGTTCGTTCATTGGAAAGTGCGGCGCGTGATGGCGTGCTAAAGGCATTCAGCGGTGACACCGACATCTTTCTTTACCCAGGCAAGTCCTTTCACGTTGTGGATGCGCTCGTCACCAATTTCCACCTGCCCGAGTCGACGCTGCTAATGCTTGTCTCGGCGTTTGCCGGTTACCCCGAGACAATGGCGGCCTATGCCGAAGCTGTCGCCAAGGGCTATCGCTTTTTCAGCTACGGTGATGCGATGTTCATCACACGCAATCCGGCCCCGCGAGGCCCCGAGGATTCCCAATGA